One genomic window of Salvelinus alpinus chromosome 17, SLU_Salpinus.1, whole genome shotgun sequence includes the following:
- the LOC139541993 gene encoding neurogenic differentiation factor 2-like yields MLTRLFSEVLPDVQKLSGWVENSEGEDSKTNEEDLGPLQDDGDAREGSSRDQSEMAGDDADDVDDEDCGDENEGGDIAEKRGPKKRKLTPARIERSKVRRQKANTRERTRMHDLNSALDNLRKVVPCYSKTQKLSKIETLRLAKNYIWALGEILRNGKRPDVVSYVQTLCKGLSQPTTNLVAGCLQLNSRKFLTEQCPDGARFHVPNSSFSVHPYSYQCPRLSSPQCQPGSSRYMRTHNYGYGDAVYPGAISPEYNSPDYGGHHSSPVCVNGNFSVSQLECGSPDTDMNYHYAMHYSGMSAVHGQAFGTPGARSGSAHSENVPPPFHDVHLLHHDRTPVYEELNALFHN; encoded by the coding sequence ATGTTGACAAGGCTATTCAGCGAGGTTCTGCCGGATGTCCAGAAGCTCTCGGGTTGGGTGGAGAACAGCGAGGGCGAGGATTCCAAAACCAATGAGGAAGACCTGGGTCCCCTGCAAGACGACGGCGATGCCAGAGAGGGAAGCAGCCGGGATCAGTCCGAGATGGCTGGGGATGACGCCGATGACGTCGACGATGAGGACTGTGGTGATGAGAACGAGGGGGGAGACATAGCCGAAAAGCGCGGGCCAAAGAAACGCAAGCTGACGCCAGCACGAATTGAGCGCTCCAAGGTGCGGCGTCAAAAAGCCAACACACGAGAGAGAACGCGTATGCACGATTTGAACTCTGCGCTGGACAATTTGCGCAAAGTAGTCCCCTGTTATTCCAAAACGCAAAAACTCTCAAAGATAGAGACGCTGAGACTGGCCAAGAATTACATTTGGGCGCTTGGGGAGATCTTGCGCAATGGGAAAAGGCCAGATGTGGTATCCTACGTGCAGACACTGTGCAAGGGCCTGTCCCAGCCCACCACGAATCTAGTTGCTGGTTGTCTGCAGCTCAACTCTCGGAAATTCTTGACAGAGCAGTGTCCTGACGGGGCCCGGTTTCATGTCCCCAACTCCTCTTTCTCCGTGCACCCTTACTCCTACCAGTGTCCCCGTCTGTCTAGCCCTCAGTGCCAACCCGGCTCCAGTCGGTATATGAGGACCCATAACTACGGCTACGGCGATGCGGTCTACCCAGGGGCAATCTCCCCAGAGTACAACAGCCCAGACTATGGGGGCCATCACAGCTCGCCTGTGTGCGTCAACGGCAACTTTTCCGTGAGTCAACTGGAGTGTGGGTCGCCGGACACAGACATGAACTATCACTATGCTATGCACTACTCCGGAATGTCTGCTGTCCACGGACAAGCGTTCGGCACACCGGGAGCGCGCAGCGGTTCCGCGCACTCTGAAAACGTGCCGCCGCCATTTCATGACGTGCACTTATTACACCATGACAGGACGCCCGTGTACGAGGAACTGAACGCCCTTTTCCACAACTGA